In Leptotrichia sp. oral taxon 215 str. W9775, a single genomic region encodes these proteins:
- a CDS encoding SUMF1/EgtB/PvdO family nonheme iron enzyme, translated as MEINLSKYLRARRPIICINSSDYKEIDTIVKEATKEYKDKAIYEYRAFGAVNFENKVRCEEIENLYHFLNILFSKGIKTDVFLLIKNAEEEMMDARNIAFIKKIAETRYSNPDYNFTIIVVSENETVPKELEKFTSILDIPNMTKEEIEEYILKFSEINNVKLDKEDLGEVAISLKGLTKLEIDHVLNMIIESKKNISISGREIIIKEKGQIIKKSSILEIIDFKERIEDIGGLEGLKEWLRSKAQIFRRLDEAKKFGVDTPKGVLLVGMPGCGKSLAAKASARLFNVPLLRLDIGRLLGKYVGESEHNMRMALKTAESISPCILWIDEIEKAFAGIDQSGGASDITKRLFGQFLTWLQEKENTVFVVATANDITAFPPEFLRKGRFDEVFFIDFPNEEERERIFEIHLEKRGKLTENIDVSRLAEETEGYCGADIEEIVKNAVENIFILETQDEKEKEVTTQDLIEAVKNIDSLTNILSDKIEVLKKSYKKFKVKSASKKILNGLGIRRMVVVKGGKYTPILESGYYETINSNKNYMKFSGKEVKVCDLEVCKYQTTQDMWMEVMEHNPSKFKGGRRPVECVSWWDALEYCNKMSEKYGLQPVYDLSQKSEGIVNINQLDGELKNSHFADFEKTEGFRLPTVVEWQWFARGGEVAIQDGTFDMMYAGSNNLDEVAWHNSNSEKQTHDVGTKKPNQLGIYDCSGNVWEWCYDKIIIPTGACIISIGDTFENKLKYIENNENISGKKVMGGSWKGNDITKEVDCNMESNYYGFPYEKYDNYGFRIVRTI; from the coding sequence ATGGAAATAAATTTATCAAAATATTTAAGAGCAAGAAGACCTATAATATGTATAAATAGTAGTGATTATAAGGAAATAGATACTATTGTCAAAGAAGCAACGAAAGAATATAAGGATAAAGCTATATATGAATATAGAGCTTTTGGAGCTGTGAATTTTGAAAATAAGGTTAGATGTGAAGAAATAGAAAATTTGTATCATTTTTTAAATATTTTATTTTCAAAAGGCATAAAAACTGATGTGTTTTTACTGATAAAAAACGCGGAAGAGGAGATGATGGATGCAAGGAATATAGCTTTTATAAAGAAGATTGCTGAAACAAGATACTCAAATCCAGACTATAATTTTACGATAATAGTAGTAAGTGAAAATGAAACAGTACCTAAAGAACTTGAAAAATTTACTTCTATACTTGATATTCCAAATATGACAAAGGAAGAAATAGAAGAATACATACTAAAATTTTCTGAAATCAACAATGTAAAACTGGATAAGGAAGATCTAGGAGAAGTGGCTATTTCGCTAAAAGGGCTGACAAAATTGGAAATAGACCATGTGCTTAATATGATAATAGAATCAAAGAAAAATATTTCTATTTCAGGAAGAGAAATAATTATAAAAGAAAAAGGTCAGATAATAAAAAAATCTTCAATACTGGAAATAATAGATTTTAAGGAAAGAATAGAAGATATTGGTGGACTGGAAGGACTAAAAGAATGGTTACGTTCAAAAGCACAAATATTTAGAAGATTAGATGAGGCTAAGAAATTTGGAGTAGACACACCAAAAGGAGTACTCTTAGTGGGAATGCCTGGTTGTGGGAAAAGTTTGGCAGCTAAGGCAAGTGCAAGACTTTTTAACGTTCCTCTTTTAAGACTTGATATAGGAAGATTATTAGGAAAATATGTGGGAGAATCAGAACATAACATGAGAATGGCACTGAAAACAGCAGAGTCAATAAGTCCTTGTATACTATGGATAGACGAGATAGAGAAAGCCTTTGCAGGAATAGACCAGAGTGGTGGAGCAAGTGATATTACAAAAAGACTGTTTGGACAGTTCCTGACATGGTTGCAGGAAAAGGAAAATACAGTTTTTGTAGTGGCAACTGCTAATGATATAACAGCTTTTCCCCCTGAATTTCTAAGAAAAGGAAGATTTGATGAAGTTTTTTTCATCGATTTTCCAAATGAAGAAGAAAGAGAAAGAATATTTGAGATACATCTTGAAAAAAGAGGGAAATTGACAGAAAATATAGATGTAAGCAGACTGGCAGAAGAGACAGAAGGTTACTGTGGAGCAGATATAGAAGAGATTGTAAAGAATGCAGTAGAAAATATATTTATACTCGAAACACAGGATGAAAAAGAAAAGGAAGTAACAACACAGGATTTAATAGAAGCTGTTAAAAATATAGATTCTCTAACAAATATTCTGTCTGATAAAATCGAAGTACTAAAGAAAAGTTATAAAAAATTTAAAGTAAAATCAGCTTCTAAAAAAATATTAAATGGATTAGGTATAAGGAGAATGGTTGTAGTAAAAGGTGGAAAATATACACCTATTTTAGAATCAGGATATTATGAAACAATCAATTCAAATAAGAACTACATGAAATTTTCAGGAAAAGAAGTGAAAGTATGTGATTTAGAAGTATGTAAATATCAAACAACACAGGATATGTGGATGGAAGTGATGGAACATAATCCTTCAAAATTCAAAGGTGGGAGAAGACCTGTAGAGTGTGTTTCATGGTGGGATGCTCTGGAATATTGTAATAAAATGAGTGAAAAATATGGATTGCAACCAGTATATGATTTAAGTCAAAAAAGTGAAGGAATAGTTAATATAAATCAGTTAGATGGAGAATTAAAAAATTCTCATTTTGCAGATTTTGAAAAAACAGAAGGTTTTAGGTTACCGACAGTTGTAGAATGGCAATGGTTTGCAAGAGGGGGAGAAGTTGCAATACAGGATGGGACATTTGATATGATGTATGCAGGAAGCAATAATTTGGATGAAGTTGCCTGGCATAACAGTAATTCAGAAAAACAGACTCATGATGTAGGAACAAAGAAACCAAATCAGCTTGGAATTTATGACTGTAGTGGAAATGTATGGGAATGGTGTTATGATAAAATTATTATTCCAACGGGAGCTTGTATAATATCAATAGGTGATACTTTTGAAAATAAACTTAAATATATTGAAAACAATGAAAATATTAGTGGTAAAAAAGTTATGGGTGGTTCATGGAAGGGAAATGATATCACGAAAGAAGTAGATTGTAATATGGAATCTAATTATTATGGTTTTCCATATGAAAAATATGATAATTACGGCTTCCGTATTGTCAGAACGATTTAA